Genomic segment of Paenibacillus polymyxa:
TACGTCAGCTTGCTGTCTTCGTAGACAACCGCCAGCGCTCCCGGAGTGCGCTCCGCCTGCTCCTCGAACAGCTCGTGGAACGTTCTCTCTCTCCACGACTCATCCGCTTCCAAACCTGTACCCTCTGCGGCGGGTTGCTTCGCAAGAGCCGATGACGACACGTCAAACCCGACCAGCAAATCATGCTTTTCGCTGTCCGTCAAGATATCCAAATCCGAAATCCGCGCACCCGGCTGAGCCAGGATCGACGCCAAAAGCTGCTCGTAATGACCCGCCAGCCGTACCATCGTTTCCTGTCTAAACAACGAGGTAGCGTACTCGATCTTGCAAACCAGCTCGTTATCGGCTTCCACGATATCAAGGCTAAGATCAAACTTTGCCGTCTTTTCCTCGATGTCGAACAGCGACCATTGCAAGCCTTCCAGGGTTAAATCCAAGCTTTCGTGCTTTTGCAAAGAAAACATGGTGTCAAACAGAGGATTCCGGCTTAAATCCCGGCTCACCTGAAGAACTTCCACCAGCTCCTCGAACGGATAGTCCTGGTGCTCGTAGGCTCCAAGCGTCGTTTCCTTCACTTCCTGCAAGTAATCCAGGAACGTCCGCTCCGCCGCCGGACCCAAGCGAAGGGCCAGCGTATTGACGAACATGCCGATAATCGGCTGCAGGTCGGCGTGAGAACGGGCAGCAATCGGAGTGCCGACCACTATATCTTCCTGTCCCGCGTATTTATGAAGCAATACGGAGTACGCAGCCAGCAGAAGCATGTACAGCGTCGCCCCCGAATCGCCGGCAAGCCGTTTGAGAGCTTCGCTTTTCTCCGCATCCAGCGTAAACGTGAGCGTTTGACCGTCAAACTGCTGGACGGCCGGGCGGGAGAAGTCGAGAGGCAGCTCAAGAACCGGAAGCTCGGAGCTGAATACCCCGCGCCAGTATTCCTCCTGCCGTTTGATGCGCTGGCGCTGCTCCTCGGATTGCTGCCAAACGGCGTAATCCTTATATTGAATCCGCAGCTCCGGCAATTCTTCCCCATTGTAAAGCCGCACGAATTCGCGCAGCAGCACGTCCATGGAAAGGCCGTCGGAACCAATATGATGAATATCCAGCGCGAGCAGGAATTTCTCTTTCTCCAGTTCGATCAGCAGGGCGCGCAGCAAAGGCGGCTGGGTCAGGTCAAAAGGCTGAATGAAGCCTTCAAGAATGGCCGCAACCTGATCTTCGCTTGCTTGAAGCTTCTCGACCTTGAAAGCTACGAGCGGATGAATACGCTGAACCGGCTCCCCATTCACGATTTCAAAACCGGTGCGCAGCATATCATGCCGGGCCACCAAAGTTGTCAGCGCCTTTTCCACTTTGGCCTCGTTCAAAGCCCCTTCCAACTGCAAGGCACTTGGGAGGTTGTAATTCAGCTCCGAGCCATCCAGCTGGTGCAGGACGTACAGCCTTTTTTGCGCGGAGGAAACCGGATAGTACGCTTTCTCTTCCGCTTTCGGAATCGAGCTGTGCCGCGTTTCTTCCAAGCTGGCAATAGCCCCGGCCATCGACTCTATCGTCGTATAGCGGAACACATCGCGCAGCGGAAGTTCGACGTTCATTTCCTTCTGAATCTTGCTGACAAGGTTCGTCGCCCGCAAGGAGTGGCCTCCGAGCTCGAAGAAATTGTCCAGGACTCCAATGCCGGAGTAGCCCAGCACTTCCTCCCAGATCTTCACAAGCTGGGACTCCGTCCGGTTACGCGGCGCTACGTATTCGACGCCCGTTTGCAAGCCGCCTTGCGGCTCCGGCAGCGCTTTGCGGTCCACTTTTCCGTTGGACGTCAGCGGGATGCGCTCCAGCTGCACGAAGTACGACGGGATCATGTACCCCGGCATTTCCTGGGCCAGCGAGGTTCTCATTTCGCTGACCGTCAGCGTCCGGTCCGCCACAAAGTAGGCGACAAGCGCCTTCTCGCCCCCGCCGTCCTGACGGGCGAGCACCACCGCTTCTTCCACGCCCTCGACGTTCAGTAGCTGCGTCTCGATTTCGTCCAGCTCGATCCGGTACCCGCGGATTTTCACCTGATGATCGATCCGGCCCAGGTATTCGATGTTGCCGTCCGGCAGCCAAGCCGCCAAGTCGCCCGAGCGGTACAGTTTCTCCCCCTCCACAAACGGGGAATCGACGAACTTCTCCGCCGTCAGATCTGGACGGTTCAGGTATCCTCTCGCAAGGCCTTCCCCGGCCACGTACATTTCGCCCGCTACGCCGATCGGCACAGGGCGGCGGTTTTCATCAAGGACGTACACGCTCAGCGTCGGGATCGGCTTGCCGATATTGCTCTTCGCCGCCTCCATTTCGACCCACGTGATTTCCTTATACGTAACGTGAACCGTCGTCTCGGTAATGCCGTACATATTGATCAGCTTCGTCTCCGGGTACTTCGTCTTGAAGCCCTTGAGCAGCAGCGGACTCAGCGCTTCGCCCCCGAAGATGACGTTGCGAATCCGCAGATCGTACGGATGGTCCGCCAAGACCTTACGCAGCAGCTGGTAGAAGTACGTTGGCGTCTGGTTCAAAATCGTGACCTGTTCGCGGCCCAGCAGCGCCAGGAAATCGGCCGGATTTTTCGCCGTAAGCGGCGGTACGATGACCAGCTTGCCTCCGTACAGCAACGCTCCGTACATTTCCCAGACGGAGAAATCGAAGCAGAACGAGTGGAACAGCGTCCACGTGTCGGACGGCCCAAAGTCGAACAGGTTCTTGTCGTTGAACAGGAGGCGCACGACGTTCTTATGCTCGATCAGCGTTCCTTTCGGTCTGCCGGTCGTTCCCGACGTGTAGATGACATATGCCAGGTTGCCCGGCCCGGAAATCGGCTCCAGGTTCGAAGCGTCCAGCGCATCGGCGGAGTCCGCCCCTCTGTCGCCCCAAACGAAATCGTCCAATTCAAGGCGCGTTCCTGCAAAGTCGGTCTTCTCGTGCAGATGCTTTTGAATCAGCAGTAACGGCGCGCCCGAATCCTCGATCATGAAGCGGATGCGCTCCTCCGGGTAGTCGGGATCGACAGGCACGTATGCTCCGCCCGCTTTGAGAATCGCCAGAATGCCGACAATCATATCGAGCGAGCGTTCGGCCAGAATCGCTACCAGCTGGTCCGCTTCTACTCCCGTCTCCCGCAGCTTCCGCGCAAGGCGGTTGGATCGCTCGTTCAGCTCGCGGTAGGTCAGCTGCCGCTCGTTCATGACGGCGGCCACGTTGTCCGGGTAAAGCTCCGCCTGCTCTTCGAACAAGCCGTGAATCGTCTGCTGCTGCGGGTAGTCCGCCTCCAAATCGTTGAAACCGCGCACCAGCTTGCGGATTTCCTCCTCCGTGAGCATTTCCAGCGAGGCAATATCCCCGTCCGGCCCTGCTGCGATGGTTTCGAGCAGCTTGTCATAATGTCTGGCGAACCGCTCCGCGGTCTCCTGTTTATACAAAGCCGTAGCGTACTCCAACCGGCATTCGAGCTGACCGTCCAGCTCCGAAATATCCAGGAGCAGCTCGAACTTGGATGTTTGGTTTTCCAGTGGATAAAACGATTGCTCCAGCCCCTCGATGACAATTTGCTCGTTCTCCGTATTTTGTAGGGAGAAGAACGTGTCAAAGAGCGGATTCCGGCCGGTCGCGCGCGGAATGTGAAGACTTTCTACCAAGTCTTCGAACAAATAATTTTGGTGTTCGAAAGCCCCGAGCGTGATGTCCTTGATTTCTTCCAGGTACGAAAGGTACGGCTTGGAACGCTCCGGACGGCTGCGAATGGCCAGCGTGTTGATAAACATCCCTACGATCGGCCGCACTTCTTCCTGCGTTCTTCCGGCAATCGGCGTGCCTACGATCAGATCTTCCTGACCCGAATATTTATGCATAAGGATGGTGTAAGCCGACAGCAGCACCATGTACAGGGTCGTCCCTGTCCGTGCCGCCAGCTCTTTCAGCTTCTCCGTCCGATCTTTCTCGATATAAAACTTCACGGTTCGGCCGTCAAAGCTTTGCACCGCAGGCCGCGGGAAGTCCGTCGGCAGCTCCAAGACCGGCAGCTCGCCCGACAGCTGTTCCAGCCAATACTCCTTCTGCGGCTGGAGCATCTGCCCGTAAGCTTCGGAATGCTGCCAAACGGCATAATCTTTGTATTGAATGCGCAGCGGGGCCAGCTCCTCGCCCCGATACAGGCGGCTGAACTCGTCGAAGAGCAGCGCTGTCGAAATGCCGTCCGAGACGATATGGTGCATATCGAACAGCAGAATGTGGCGATCCTCGGCGACTTCGATCAGGCCGATGCGGAGAAGTGGCGGCTTGGTCAGATCAAACGGGTGATAGTAAGCTTCCACCACTTGCTCCACTTCCCGCTCGCTCGCTTGGAAATAATCTACAGCAAACTCCACCTCGTCATAGATGCGCTGGACAAGCTCGCCTTGAACCTGCTCGATCCCGGTACGCAGCGTCTCATGGCGCTGAATCAGCGCCCGGAACGCGTGCTCGACGCGCGTGCGGTCCAGCTTGCCTTCGAGAAGAAGCGCCGCCGACATATTGTAGCTGCGCTCGGCCCCGTCAAGCTGGCGCAGGACGTACAGACGCTTTTGCTCGGATGAAACCGGATAGTACTCGGCCTCAGCCGCCTTTGTAATCTCATACGTCTCCTGCTGCCTTAAACCGCCGATTCTTTGGGCTAGCTGTTCGATCGTGGTGTAGCGGAAAACTTCCCGCAGCGAAACCTCGACTTGCAGTTCTTTCCTAATCTTGGAAACAAGCGTAGAGGCCCGCAAGGAATGACCACCCAAGTCAAAGAAATCGTCTTGGACTCCAACTCGCGCAATACCCAGCACCTGCTGCCAAATGAGAGCAAGTCTTGTTTCCAGCGTTGTGCGAGGAGCCACATACTCACGGCCTGCTTCTACCTCTCCGGTCGGTTCAGGCAGCGCTTTACGGTCAATTTTGCCGTTCGGCGTGAGCGGAAGCTTATCAAGAGACACCAGCCGGGCCGGAACCATATGGGCCGGCAGCTCTTGCTTCAATTGGGACAGCAGATCGCTCAGCTGCAAGGAAGCATCCGCCGCGACGTAGCCGCACAAATACTTTTGCCCCTGCTCATCCGTACGGTCGGTCACCACAACCTGCTTGACGCCCCGGAAACGCAGCAGGGCCGTTTCAATTTCGCCGAGTTCGATCCGGAACCCGCGAATTTTCACTTGATAGTCGATCCGGCCGATGAAGTCGACGTTGCCGTCTTCCAGCCAGCGGGCCAAATCGCCTGTCCGGTACAGACGTTCGCCCGGCACAAACGGGCTGTCCGCAAACTTCTCGGCGGTTAGGTCCGGACGGTTCCAGTACCCGCGCGCCACCCCGGCGCCGCCGATGACAAGCTCGCCCGGAACCCCTACAGGAACCGGCTTTAACGCGGCATCGACAATGTAAAACCGGGCGTTCAGCCAAGCTTTGCCGATCGGCACATGCCCCGACGGCGGCAGCTTATCCAGCGGCTCACCGTAAAAGCTGCTGTCAATGGCCGCTTCGGTAACGCCATAGCTGTTGATGATGCGGAATTGTCCGCCGAATCTTTCCTGCAGCAATCGGTAATCGGTGACACTGCAAGCATCCGAGCTGGTAATCAGCAACTGCATGGAGCTAACGTTCAGCCCTTCTTCATAAATATACTGCATGAACGGCAGGATGAGCGCAGGCGTCGATTCGAATACCGTAATGTTTTGGTCCCGAATCCAGCCGTATAAGAGGTTCGGATCAATCCGGTCATCCTTCGGCACAATCACCATCGTGCCTCCGTTATACAGCGTTCGCGCGATGTCTCCGACGAACACGTCAAACGAGAAGCTGGCCAGCTGGAGCAGCCGCACCGGAAACTGATCCAACCGGTACTCGCGACGGTACGCATCTGCCGTATTCACGAGACTACCGTGCTCGATCATGACGCCTTTCGGGCGTCCCGTCGTACCTGAGGTGTAAATCACATAAGCCAAGTCTTGCGGGGCGCTGTCGGCAGATTCAAATTCCACGGTTAAGGCATCCCCGTTATAAATCTGTTCATCGTCCATGGCATAGACAGCTTGAAGCTTCAGCCGGTCATCGGCCAACCAACCTCTGGCCCGCTCCAACAGATGACGCTGCGTAAGCAGCACCGATGCATCGCTATCGCTGAGCATGTACTCAATCCGCTCCGCCGGATAATCGGGGTCCAGCGGTACATAGGCTCCGCCGGCTTTCCAAACGGCGAGCACCCCGACCAGCAGTTCCACTGAACGCTCCGCCCAGATTCCCGTAATCGTCTCCCTTCCCACGCCCTGTTCGCGAAGGAGAGAAGCCAGCCGCTCGGCGCGTTCGTTCAATTCGCCGTAGGTCAGCTGTTTGTCCATGTAGACGACTGCCGGATGATCCGGATTTTCCCGGGCAAACTTTTCAACATACCGATGAAATGTTTCTCCCTCGCTCAGCCCTGCCACCGGCGGGTTAAAAACGTTGAGAATGCGGTGTCTCTCCTCATCGCTCAGCAGAGAAATCTCGCGTACCGGCAGTTCGGGAGTCTGAAGAAACTGGTCCAGAACGGTTACATACTGTTCCATAATCCGATCAATCTCGGCCGTCTCGAACAGGCCGGTACGATAGGAAGCATGGAGAATTACATGGCCTTCATTCAGCATATGGTCGAAGCGCAGCAGCAAATCGTCCATCTCGTGCCTAGCGAAGTGAGACTCCAGGCGTACCTTGATTTCTTCGTACTCCACGATTTTCAAAGGCAGATATTCCAGAGACGTGCGGAACAGCCCCGAAAGATCGTTGCGGCCGTGTTGTTCGCGTAAATCCTGGATCAATTGGTTATAAGGGTATTTCTGATACCGCAGATCCGCCGTATTTTCCTTGGAAACCGTTTGGATCAAGGAAAGCACGTGCCCGTCTGGATTCAGACGAATCCGCGTAGCCACGGTGCTGACGAACATGCCGATCGTTTCTTTTTCCTTCTTGCTGGTGCGATTGGCGAAAACCGTGCCGACCGGAACATCGGTGCTGTCGGTCAGCTTGTACAATAAGGCGTACATGGCGGACAGAAATAACGTATATAAGCTGACCTGATATTGTTCGCTGAAGGCCAGAATGCGTTCATACCGGGAACCGTCCAAAGTGATGGCCAGTTTATTGGATTCGCTGCCGATCGAGAATGGCGGATACGATTTAATGCCGGTCGTTTCAGGCAAAGTGTTGTACTTCGTCAGCCAGTATTCCTTGCCTTTTTGATAACGCTGCGATTGCTCATATTCACACTCCGCGGAAATATAATCCAGATAGGAAGGGGCCTGGTAACTGCTGGAGATGCCTTTGCGCAGTTCCAGGTATTTTTCCATCACCGCATGCAGCAAAGCATTGACGGACAAGCCGTCGGCGATAATATGGTTTACCGTCAAATTGAGCCATACTTGGCCGTTCGCAAAATGGATAATCGTAAATTGGTAGAGGTGTTCGTCGAACACGCTGGCCGGTTTTTCGCTTACTTCTTTCACCCAAGCATAGAATTGTTCGGTTGTGCCTATTTCGAGGCGGCTTATCCTAGCTTGGACATTCTCCGGCTCTTCGAACCACTGCGTTGGATTTTGCAAATCCCCGCTAATTCGGATTCGGAAAACGTCATAGGTTTTGACGATCTCTGCCGCCGCTTGCTCCAGAAGCTGTGTGTTGATCTCGCCCGTAATCTGGTAGGTCGCGGAAAGCATCGTGATGGACGTTCCCGGATTCATAATTTCCATGAACCATATTCGGCGCTGGGCTTGCGTTAATCCATATTGCTCGTTGGTATTCTCTCTCACATCGACACACTCCCGGTTTAGAGATTCTTTATAGATAGGCTTTGTACCTAGATGTCACTTAGTCACTCTTAGAAGAACCGCGCGGCCATTCCCGGAACGGCTCCTTCGGACTCTGTCCCCTTTTTCGTGTCTGCGTTTTCTGGTAACTACCGGTTATAAAGTAATACCTTGGATTACTAAAAGACTCTGTCGCATTCGCAAGCAGGAAGCCGCCCGCCGTAAAGCGGGTCTAGCCGTACAGCCGGGCGTAATAACCCCCGAGCGCCAGCAGGTCCTGATGGCGGCCCCGCTCGACGACCGTCCCTTGGTTCATGACGGTAATCAAATCCGCATGTTCCACGGTGCTGAGACGGTGGGCGATCAGAATGGTGGTGCGCCCCTTCATCAATACGTTCAGGGCCTGCTGTACCCAATGCTGGGATTCGTTATCCAGCGCGGAAGTCGCTTCGTCCAGCAGCAGAATCGGGGCGTTTTTGAGAATCGCCCGGGCAATCGCAATTCGCTGCCTTTGTCCGCCCGACAACGACGCTCCTCTCTCTCCCACCGGCGTTTTATACTGTTCAGGAAGTTCCTGAATGAAATGGTGAGCGTACGCCGCTTTGGCCGCTTCGATCACTTCTTCATCCGTTGCATCCGGGTTGCCGTAGCGGATGTTTTCCTCAATCGTGCCGGTAAACAAGAACGGCTCCTGTGGAACGTATGCAATCTGCCTGCGGATTTCGTCCAGCGTGTAATGGCCGAACGGTTTGCCTTGGAGCAGGATTTCTCCGCTGTCCACAGGATAAAAGCCGAGCAGCAGCTTGATCAGCGTACTTTTGCCGCTGCCGCTGGCCCCCACGATAGCGGCGACCTGGCCGGGAAACACCTGCATGGAGATGTCGACAAGCACCTTTTTATCCGCCTGATAGGAAAATTCCACATCGCGAAACTCCACCGCAGCCTCCGACACGAGCTCGCTGTGAGGAGATCCCAAACGCTCCGGTTCCTCTTCCTCTCTTAGTACCTCTTGAATCCGGTGAGCGCCCGCGATCGAATTTTGGGTCATCGACAGAACCATCCCCAAGTTCAACAAGGCGTGCGTCAGATTCACTTGCAGAACCGCCAGGGCAGCGACGCTTCCCATTCCCATCAGTCCGTAGGCATAAAGAAGACTGCCGATGACGATGATACCGCAGAACGTGACGTAGCTGATAAAATGATTCACCGCAGCCTGCATGCCGTTCTTCTGCGCGGTTTGCCGAAGCGTCTGCGTCATTTGTTCGTTCAACGCCTTGTACTGGCCGTAAATCGTGCGGATGCGGAACAGCTTCACAATTTGAATGCCGCCCATAAAATCTTTGAATTTTTCGGTCATTTTACCGAGCGTTTGCAAGCCTTGTTCGGACAAGGCGCGAATATCCCGCGCAAATTTCAGGCTGACCACGGAGGACAGCAGCAGAATGACGAAGGATACGCCGGCAAACCGCCAATCGATCAACACCATGGAGACAATGGAGCCGATGCAAAAGACAACTTGAAGCAGCAAAACGAAGTAAACCTGCGAGAATGTAAACTCAACGGTCGTTACGTCGTTGTTCACCCGCGACAGCAAATCCCCATGGTGCGTCTGCTCCAGGAATCTCGTCCGCACCCGGCACAGCTTGTCATAAAGACGTTCGCGGATATTCAGCACAGTCAGCTCGACACTGCGCTGGTATAAGTAAATGAACCAGGGAGAAATCACATTTTCCAGGAACAAGGCCGCGCCCAAAATAATAAAGGCTTCCACCATCAGGGACGTATCTCGAGACACGGCGAAATCAACCAAGTTATGTACGACCAAGCTGAAGGCGATCAAGAACAATGTCTGGGTGAGCGCCGTCACGGCCAGGCCAATGGCGTACTGGGTTTTGCGCTTGCGGTTCATAAACATCAGCAAGTAGCCGAGTTCTTTCACTTGCGAGAGCCATCCGCCCTTTTTCATGTGTACGCCACCTCCCTGCGTTCGGCAGACTCGGTAAATTCCTGATAGTACGACTGGGCGTACAGTCCCTTCATCTTCAGCAATTGTTCATGAGTGCCCTTTTCAACAATACTCCCCTGTTCCATGACCCAAATTTCGTCGGCGTTTTGTACTGTAGAAAGCCGGTGGGCAATAATCATCGTCGTTCTCTGCTTCATCAATGCGCCCAGCGCTTCCTGAACCGCGCTTTCCGACTCCGGATCAAGAGCCGACGTTGGCTCGTCCAGCAGCAGAACGGGAGCATCCTTAAGAAAAGCCCGGGCCATTGCAATGCGCTGGCGCTGCCCGCCGGACAAAAGGCCTCCGCGCTCTCCGACATACGTCTGGTAGCCGTCGGGAAGCTGCATAATGAAGGAATGCGCCTGAGCGGCTTTAGCGGCTTCGATAATCTCGTCCATCGACGCTACTTCCCGCCCGTAGCCGATATTTTCAGCGATCGTGCCGCTAAACAAATATGAATCCTGGGTTACCACGGAAAAATGCGACCGAAGCTGCTCCGGATCGACGCCGTGGATCAGGCTGCCGAACACGCGGATCTCGCCCTGGTCCTCTGGAAGCGGATAAAAGCCGCATACAAGCTTAAACACCGTGCTCTTCCCTCCGCCGCTCGCTCCGACAAGCGCGATCGTCTTCCCTTCCGGCACCGAGAAGCTAACATTCCGCAGGATCGGGGAGCTCTCCTCATATCCGAAGGTTACGTTCTGAAACTCGATGGGGGCGGCGCTCGCTTTCGGAAGCGAACGGCCATTTTCCGTTTCGGTCGGCTGCTCGACGATTTCGGAGACCCTTCTCAGGGCACCGGCCATTTCGAACGTCCGCGTGATGAGCTCGGGAATATGCTCCAGCGGCTCCAGACACAGATTCAGCAAATACAGGAAGGCGATCAGCTCTCCCGCGCCTAGCTGCCCATTGTAGATCAAATAGCTTCCGTAACTGACGGCGAAAATGATCGGGCTGATCATCAGCGTGGAAAGCAGCGGGTTGACCCAGGCTTCCCGCTTTTTCACGGCCAGCTTTTTTTGAGCCGTCAATTGCAGCAGCACTTGGTAGGAGCGAGATAACATGCCGGATAGCAGGTAGCTTTTTACAATAGGCATACCCCCAAGCGTATCCTGGAGGTTGACGTTCATTCGGCCCATGTTCGCCTGGGCTTCCTCCGTCAACCGCTCCAACTGCTTGCCGATCCATTGGGAAACCAGCAGCGCTACGGGAAATAACAGCAGGCTGTACAGCATCAGCTCCCATTGGAGGTAGATCAAATAAGCGAAACAGCCGATGAACACCAGCGGATGATAAAACCACTGGGCGAGGTCCCGAATCATAAACTGCTGGATCAGCTGCAGGTCGTTGTTGATCCGCGACAATACGTCGCCGGAGTGCTGCTTTTCCAAGTAGGAGACTGGGAGTTTGCCGACATGACGCATGACATGGTTGCGGATATCCTGCACCGCAGAGGCGCTGCTTCGCTCCACGCCGAAGCTCATGAAAAACTTCGCCGGCACACCGATCAAGATGACCACAAAGACCGTGTACACGATTTGCAGAACGATTGGCCCTGCCCCCTTCTCAGCCTGGGTGGTCAGCTGCTCGATCAAACTTCCCATC
This window contains:
- a CDS encoding ABC transporter ATP-binding protein codes for the protein MKKGGWLSQVKELGYLLMFMNRKRKTQYAIGLAVTALTQTLFLIAFSLVVHNLVDFAVSRDTSLMVEAFIILGAALFLENVISPWFIYLYQRSVELTVLNIRERLYDKLCRVRTRFLEQTHHGDLLSRVNNDVTTVEFTFSQVYFVLLLQVVFCIGSIVSMVLIDWRFAGVSFVILLLSSVVSLKFARDIRALSEQGLQTLGKMTEKFKDFMGGIQIVKLFRIRTIYGQYKALNEQMTQTLRQTAQKNGMQAAVNHFISYVTFCGIIVIGSLLYAYGLMGMGSVAALAVLQVNLTHALLNLGMVLSMTQNSIAGAHRIQEVLREEEEPERLGSPHSELVSEAAVEFRDVEFSYQADKKVLVDISMQVFPGQVAAIVGASGSGKSTLIKLLLGFYPVDSGEILLQGKPFGHYTLDEIRRQIAYVPQEPFLFTGTIEENIRYGNPDATDEEVIEAAKAAYAHHFIQELPEQYKTPVGERGASLSGGQRQRIAIARAILKNAPILLLDEATSALDNESQHWVQQALNVLMKGRTTILIAHRLSTVEHADLITVMNQGTVVERGRHQDLLALGGYYARLYG
- a CDS encoding ABC transporter ATP-binding protein, whose amino-acid sequence is MEADRQPSVLEQGTAAPSKRQTAYAAWKAFRWLMSYVSRHKGWMIVGILSAIAAAVIEIWMGSLIEQLTTQAEKGAGPIVLQIVYTVFVVILIGVPAKFFMSFGVERSSASAVQDIRNHVMRHVGKLPVSYLEKQHSGDVLSRINNDLQLIQQFMIRDLAQWFYHPLVFIGCFAYLIYLQWELMLYSLLLFPVALLVSQWIGKQLERLTEEAQANMGRMNVNLQDTLGGMPIVKSYLLSGMLSRSYQVLLQLTAQKKLAVKKREAWVNPLLSTLMISPIIFAVSYGSYLIYNGQLGAGELIAFLYLLNLCLEPLEHIPELITRTFEMAGALRRVSEIVEQPTETENGRSLPKASAAPIEFQNVTFGYEESSPILRNVSFSVPEGKTIALVGASGGGKSTVFKLVCGFYPLPEDQGEIRVFGSLIHGVDPEQLRSHFSVVTQDSYLFSGTIAENIGYGREVASMDEIIEAAKAAQAHSFIMQLPDGYQTYVGERGGLLSGGQRQRIAMARAFLKDAPVLLLDEPTSALDPESESAVQEALGALMKQRTTMIIAHRLSTVQNADEIWVMEQGSIVEKGTHEQLLKMKGLYAQSYYQEFTESAERREVAYT